In Nicotiana tabacum cultivar K326 chromosome 19, ASM71507v2, whole genome shotgun sequence, one DNA window encodes the following:
- the LOC107809415 gene encoding uncharacterized protein LOC107809415, translated as MAAVEEPILSRLDRLDNILKKLEEVRGGDHSPKTSTASSETLTSDGQTSSLDFSPRSMEKHCRPIDDVITETEHKGTLIERLLNVENRVLNMCLQLESELEIMKKKKKKKREENLVIEEKNKSPYKKGLKTFVKACVKGKGIGKHKHNKE; from the exons atggcaGCTGTGGAAGAACCAATACTCTCTAGACTAGACAGACTTGACAATATT CTCAAGAAATTGGAGGAAGTTAGAGGAGGTGACCATTCCCCAAAGACTTCAACGGCGTCAAGCGAGACACTAACGAGCGACGGGCAAACTTCATCACTGGATTTCTCACCACGAAGCATGGAGAAGCATTGTCGCCCCATAGACGACGTCATTACAGAGACGGAGCACAAGGGCACACTCATTGAGAGGCTGCTCAATGTAGAAAACAGGGTGTTGAATATGTGTTTGCAGTTAGAATCAGAGTTGGAgattatgaagaagaagaagaagaagaaaagagaagagaatcttGTTATAGAAGAGAAGAACAAGTCACCTTATAAGAAGGGTCTGAAAACCTTTGTTAAAGCTTGTGTTAAAGGGAAAGGTATAGGGAAACATAAACATAACAAGGAGTGA
- the LOC107809449 gene encoding chaperonin-like RbcX protein 2, chloroplastic, with product MVGTISGTGRSLAETHSSPCLCLNPSLNSGSFNFKTNGELGFWRSLKGRKQLNLSSSFLEAWCDWKLSAKMISLAVNGVSRKRQKIGKFSVVGGLEVEDDDSGEDVKNEIINVITYKAVRTVLQQLYEMNPPQYTWFYNFIVNHVPNTGKDFLQQLFKEKRELAERVMITRLNLYSIWMQKCDHAELYNRISDQNVELMRERLAQTVIWLSEDDEIAGSLD from the exons ATGGTGGGAACTATATCTGGGACTGGAAGATCATTAGCTGAAACTCACTCTTCTCCATGTTTATGCTTGAATCCTAGTCTTAACTCAGGCAGCTTTAATTTCAAGACTAATGGGGAATTGGGATTTTGGAGAAGCTTAAAGGGGAGGAAGCAGTTGAATTTAAGCAGCAGTTTCTTGGAAGCATGGTGTGATTGGAAGTTATCCGCAAAGATGATATCTTTGGCTGTAAATGGGGTTTCAAGGAAAAGACAGAAGATTGGGAAATTCAGTGTTGTTGGTGGGTTGGAAGTGGAGGATGATGATTCAGGCGAAGATGTTAAAAAT GAAATAATCAATGTTATCACTTACAAAGCTGTACGGACTGTTCTTCAACAACTCTATGAGATGAACCCGCCACAGTACACATGGTTTTACAA TTTTATAGTAAACCACGTGCCTAACACCGGGAAAGATttccttcaacaacttttcaag GAAAAGCGGGAACTTGCTGAGAGGGTGATGATAACGCGTCTTAACCTTTACAGCATATGGATGCAG AAATGTGATCATGCTGAATTATATAATAGAATATCTGATCAGAACGTGGAACTGATGCGTGAACGACTCGCTCAAACTGTTATATGGCTATCTGAAGATGATGAGATTGCTGGAAGTTTGGATTGA